A genomic window from Blastococcus saxobsidens DD2 includes:
- a CDS encoding amidohydrolase family protein, translating into MSTLPSSVGRAGSALHLSGVVLPEGEHRDVWVREGRFTFEPVPGAETVSRGGWLLPGLVDAHCHVGIARGGGHVEDLASARSQALTERDAGVLALRDCGSPVDTRALDDDPELPTIIRAGRHIARTRRYISGLAVEVEPDDLVAQVRVQARRGDGWVKLVGDWIDRSVGDLAPEWPADTLAAAIAAAHEEGARVTAHTFGTDALPGLVEAGIDCIEHGTGLTEELIGEMARRGTAVVPTLVNVENFPGFAAAGEKKFPTYASTMRRLYANSGAVVRAAYEAGVPVFAGTDAGGGIDHGVIADEIRALCQAGIPAEDALAAGSWRAREWLGLRGIEEGAPADVVVYERDPRADLDSLQRPQRTILRGRVVG; encoded by the coding sequence GTGAGCACGCTGCCGTCATCGGTCGGGCGGGCGGGGTCGGCACTGCACCTGTCCGGCGTCGTCCTGCCCGAGGGCGAGCACCGTGACGTCTGGGTGCGCGAGGGCCGGTTCACCTTCGAGCCGGTCCCGGGCGCGGAGACGGTCAGCCGGGGCGGCTGGCTGCTGCCGGGGCTGGTCGACGCGCACTGCCACGTGGGCATCGCCCGCGGCGGCGGTCATGTCGAGGACCTCGCTTCCGCGCGCAGCCAGGCGCTCACCGAGCGGGACGCCGGGGTGCTGGCGCTGCGGGACTGCGGCTCCCCGGTGGACACCCGCGCCCTGGACGACGACCCCGAGCTGCCCACGATCATCCGGGCCGGCCGGCACATCGCGCGCACCCGCCGGTACATCTCCGGGCTGGCCGTCGAGGTCGAGCCGGACGACCTCGTGGCGCAGGTGCGGGTGCAGGCCCGCCGCGGCGACGGCTGGGTCAAGCTGGTGGGTGACTGGATCGACCGGTCGGTCGGCGACCTCGCGCCCGAGTGGCCGGCCGACACCCTGGCGGCGGCGATCGCGGCCGCGCACGAAGAGGGGGCGCGGGTCACCGCGCACACCTTCGGCACCGACGCGCTGCCCGGACTCGTCGAGGCCGGGATCGACTGCATCGAGCACGGCACCGGGCTGACCGAGGAGCTGATCGGCGAGATGGCCCGCCGCGGCACCGCCGTCGTGCCGACGCTGGTCAACGTGGAGAACTTCCCGGGCTTCGCGGCGGCGGGGGAGAAGAAGTTCCCCACCTACGCCAGCACGATGCGGCGGCTGTACGCGAACTCCGGCGCGGTCGTGCGCGCCGCCTACGAGGCGGGCGTCCCGGTGTTCGCCGGCACCGACGCCGGCGGCGGCATCGACCACGGCGTCATCGCCGACGAGATCCGCGCGCTGTGCCAGGCCGGCATCCCCGCGGAGGACGCGCTCGCCGCGGGTTCGTGGCGGGCGCGGGAATGGCTCGGGCTGCGCGGCATCGAGGAGGGTGCGCCGGCCGACGTGGTCGTCTACGAGCGCGACCCGCGCGCCGACCTCGACTCGTTGCAGCGACCGCAGCGAACGATCCTCCGCGGTCGCGTCGTCGGCTGA
- the ffh gene encoding signal recognition particle protein produces the protein MFETLSDRLDKVFTGLRGKGRLSDADIDATAREIRIALLEADVALPAVRAFITAVKERARGAEVSQALNPAQQVIKVVNEELIQILGGETRRVRLAKQSPTVIMLAGLQGAGKTTLAGKLGRWLKSQGHTPLLVAADLQRPNAVNQLAIVAGQAGVDVFAPEPGNGVGDPVQVARDSIDHARRTMHDVVVVDTAGRLGIDAELMQQAADIRDAVQPDETLFVVDAMIGQDAVTTAQAFQEGVGFSGVVLTKLDGDARGGAALSVRYVTGQPIMFASTGEKLTDFDVFHPERMASRILGMGDVLTLIEQAEQAFDADQAEKMAGKLASREGFTLEDFLEQMMAIRKMGPIANLLGMLPGAGQMKEQLAQVNDRDLDRTAAIIRSMTPQERVDSKIINASRRVRIANGSGVTVTEVNSLLERFAQAQKMMGQMAGSMGLPGMGPMSKKQRGRQQQAQARGKGKKGKGGKGKGGPARRPVGAPGLPPGAGNTFGGNPFGGGMPGLPPGQGMPDLTKLNFDQFKDERGR, from the coding sequence GTGTTCGAGACCCTCTCCGACCGCCTCGACAAGGTCTTCACCGGCCTGCGTGGCAAGGGTCGGCTCTCCGACGCCGACATCGACGCCACCGCGCGCGAGATCCGCATCGCGCTGCTGGAGGCCGACGTCGCCCTGCCGGCGGTACGGGCGTTCATCACCGCGGTCAAGGAACGCGCCCGGGGCGCGGAGGTCTCGCAGGCGCTGAACCCGGCGCAGCAGGTCATCAAGGTCGTCAACGAGGAGCTCATCCAGATCCTCGGTGGCGAGACCCGCCGCGTCCGGCTGGCCAAGCAGTCGCCGACGGTGATCATGCTCGCCGGTCTGCAGGGTGCCGGTAAGACCACGCTGGCCGGCAAGCTCGGCCGCTGGCTGAAGTCGCAGGGCCACACGCCGCTGCTCGTGGCCGCCGACCTGCAGCGCCCGAACGCGGTGAACCAGCTGGCGATCGTGGCCGGGCAGGCCGGGGTCGACGTCTTCGCCCCCGAGCCGGGCAACGGCGTCGGTGACCCGGTGCAGGTGGCCCGCGACTCGATCGACCACGCCCGCCGCACGATGCACGACGTCGTCGTGGTCGACACCGCCGGCCGGCTCGGCATCGACGCCGAGCTGATGCAGCAGGCCGCCGACATCCGCGACGCCGTGCAACCCGACGAGACGCTGTTCGTCGTCGACGCGATGATCGGCCAGGACGCCGTGACCACGGCGCAGGCGTTCCAGGAGGGCGTCGGCTTCAGCGGCGTCGTCCTGACCAAGCTCGACGGTGACGCCCGCGGTGGTGCCGCGCTCTCGGTCCGGTACGTGACCGGGCAGCCGATCATGTTCGCCTCCACCGGCGAGAAGCTCACCGACTTCGACGTCTTCCACCCCGAGCGGATGGCCTCGCGCATCCTCGGGATGGGTGACGTGCTCACCCTCATCGAGCAGGCCGAGCAGGCCTTCGACGCCGACCAGGCCGAGAAGATGGCCGGCAAGCTGGCGTCCCGCGAGGGCTTCACCCTCGAGGACTTCCTCGAGCAGATGATGGCCATCCGGAAGATGGGGCCGATCGCGAACCTGCTCGGCATGCTCCCCGGTGCCGGGCAGATGAAGGAGCAGCTCGCGCAGGTCAACGACCGCGATCTGGACCGCACCGCGGCGATCATCCGGTCGATGACCCCGCAGGAGCGGGTCGACTCGAAGATCATCAACGCCTCGCGTCGGGTGCGCATCGCCAACGGTTCGGGCGTGACGGTGACCGAGGTGAACTCGCTGCTGGAGCGGTTCGCCCAGGCGCAGAAGATGATGGGCCAGATGGCCGGCAGCATGGGCCTGCCGGGCATGGGGCCCATGTCGAAGAAGCAGCGCGGCCGTCAGCAGCAGGCCCAGGCGCGCGGCAAGGGCAAGAAGGGCAAGGGCGGCAAGGGGAAGGGCGGCCCGGCCCGCCGTCCCGTGGGTGCGCCCGGCCTGCCGCCGGGCGCCGGCAACACGTTCGGGGGGAACCCCTTCGGCGGCGGGATGCCCGGCCTTCCGCCGGGCCAGGGCATGCCCGACCTCACGAAGCTGAACTTCGACCAGTTCAAGGACGAGCGCGGCCGGTGA
- a CDS encoding [protein-PII] uridylyltransferase, translating into MLDTEALPGLSRAARVAALDRWLAGLLHDAVAGTPVPPAHRGSPGAGPGTDGLALVAVGSLGRRELPPYGDLDLVLVHEDRPEIAAIADALWYPVWDAGLRLDHSVRSVPEAVTVASTDPRAGLGLLDARLIAGDADLATRLRTATLASWRQSASRLLPELRDLRRERGRRLGELAFLLEPDLKDAYGGLREGQVLRAAAAAQLADEPTAEAERAYAFLLDVRDELRRRSGRPSDLLVRQEQSGVAAALGLADEDQLLREVSLAGRRLAFVADETWRRVEAALVRRPRGRHRRVRREPLAEGVVRQGDEVVLARDARPADDPGLLLRAAAAAARAGLLLSPYTLKVLAVHGPPMPEPWPAEARWSFLRVLASGRAAVPVLEQLDQQGLLSRLLPEWNRVRSLPQRHPWHRYTVDRHLIEAAAAASELTRDVDRPDLLLVASLLHDIGKGWPGDHSVAGEPIAAAIGARMGFAEPDVAVLGTLVRHHLLLPATATRRDIDDPATIERVAATIGSDASVLQLLHALAQADGAATSTSAWSPWKAHLVAALVARVQARIGGTQLADAEPVLHPTRAQVTAPAPDIPGVTRAVTVGIAEVADGQQVTIGAPDRPGLLSTCAGVLALNQLDVRAAKLTVADGYGTGVFAVHPRFGRAPVPEILADGVRAALEGTLSLSDRLRQREADYREETRGAPPRISWHNHEVSGRATGIVEVRAGDRAGLLYRLTAAIAGEGLDVTSARIETLGGDAVDCFYVANPSGSPVDLRQRERVDAALVAATRGGVMPAGPDTPG; encoded by the coding sequence GTGCTGGACACCGAGGCGCTGCCGGGGCTGAGCCGGGCCGCGCGGGTCGCGGCCCTGGACAGGTGGCTGGCCGGGCTGCTCCACGATGCCGTCGCCGGGACGCCCGTGCCGCCGGCCCACCGGGGGAGCCCCGGGGCCGGGCCGGGCACCGACGGGCTGGCGCTCGTCGCCGTCGGCAGTCTCGGCCGCCGGGAACTGCCGCCGTACGGGGACCTCGACCTGGTGCTCGTGCACGAGGACCGCCCGGAGATCGCGGCGATCGCCGACGCGCTCTGGTACCCGGTCTGGGACGCCGGCCTGCGCCTGGACCACTCGGTGCGCTCGGTGCCCGAGGCGGTCACCGTCGCCTCGACCGACCCCAGGGCCGGGCTGGGCCTGCTCGACGCCCGGCTGATCGCCGGGGACGCGGACCTGGCCACCCGGCTGCGGACGGCCACTCTCGCCAGCTGGCGGCAGTCCGCCTCCCGGCTGCTGCCGGAGCTGCGGGACCTGCGCCGGGAGCGGGGCCGGCGGCTGGGGGAGCTCGCCTTCCTGCTCGAACCTGACCTCAAGGACGCCTACGGCGGGCTGCGCGAGGGGCAGGTGCTGCGGGCGGCCGCCGCCGCGCAACTCGCCGACGAGCCCACCGCCGAGGCCGAGCGGGCCTACGCCTTCCTGCTGGACGTGCGCGACGAGCTGCGGCGTCGCTCCGGCCGGCCCTCCGACCTCCTGGTGCGCCAGGAGCAGTCGGGCGTCGCCGCGGCGCTCGGGCTGGCCGACGAGGACCAGCTGCTGCGGGAGGTCAGCCTCGCCGGACGGCGGCTGGCCTTCGTCGCCGACGAGACCTGGCGCCGGGTGGAGGCCGCGCTGGTCCGCCGGCCGCGCGGCCGCCACCGCCGGGTGCGCCGCGAGCCGCTGGCCGAGGGCGTCGTCCGGCAGGGTGACGAGGTGGTGCTCGCCCGCGACGCCCGCCCGGCCGACGACCCGGGGCTGCTGCTTCGCGCCGCCGCGGCCGCCGCCCGTGCCGGCCTGCTGCTCTCCCCGTACACCCTCAAGGTGCTCGCGGTGCACGGGCCGCCGATGCCCGAGCCATGGCCCGCGGAGGCCCGCTGGTCGTTCCTCCGGGTGCTGGCCAGCGGCCGCGCTGCCGTCCCCGTCCTGGAGCAGCTGGACCAGCAGGGCCTGCTGTCCCGGCTGCTGCCCGAGTGGAACCGGGTCCGGTCGCTGCCGCAACGGCACCCGTGGCACCGCTACACCGTCGACCGCCACCTCATCGAGGCCGCCGCCGCGGCCTCCGAGCTGACCCGCGACGTCGACCGGCCCGACCTTCTCCTGGTGGCTTCGCTGCTGCACGACATCGGCAAGGGCTGGCCCGGCGACCACAGCGTGGCGGGCGAGCCGATCGCCGCGGCGATCGGCGCACGGATGGGGTTCGCCGAGCCCGACGTCGCGGTCCTCGGCACGCTGGTGCGCCACCACCTGCTGCTCCCGGCGACGGCGACCCGGCGGGACATCGACGACCCCGCGACCATCGAGCGGGTGGCGGCCACCATCGGTTCCGACGCCTCGGTGCTCCAGCTGCTGCACGCCCTGGCCCAGGCCGACGGCGCCGCGACCAGCACCTCGGCGTGGTCGCCGTGGAAGGCCCATCTGGTGGCCGCGCTGGTCGCCCGCGTGCAGGCCCGGATCGGCGGCACCCAGCTGGCCGACGCGGAGCCGGTGCTGCACCCCACCCGCGCCCAGGTCACCGCGCCGGCTCCCGACATCCCCGGGGTGACCCGCGCGGTGACGGTCGGCATCGCGGAGGTCGCCGACGGGCAACAGGTGACGATCGGCGCCCCCGACCGGCCGGGCCTGCTCAGCACCTGTGCCGGGGTGCTGGCGCTCAACCAGCTGGACGTACGGGCGGCGAAGCTCACCGTGGCCGACGGCTACGGCACCGGCGTGTTCGCGGTGCATCCCCGCTTCGGCCGGGCGCCGGTGCCGGAGATCCTGGCCGACGGCGTGCGCGCCGCCCTCGAGGGGACGCTGTCCCTGTCCGACCGGCTGCGGCAGCGCGAGGCCGACTACCGCGAGGAGACCCGCGGCGCGCCGCCACGGATCTCCTGGCACAACCACGAGGTGAGCGGCCGGGCCACCGGCATCGTGGAGGTCCGCGCCGGTGACCGCGCCGGGCTCCTCTACCGGCTGACCGCGGCGATCGCCGGCGAGGGCCTGGACGTGACGAGTGCGCGGATCGAGACCCTGGGCGGTGACGCGGTCGACTGCTTCTACGTGGCCAACCCCTCGGGCTCCCCGGTCGATCTCCGGCAGCGCGAGCGCGTGGACGCCGCTCTGGTGGCGGCCACCCGCGGCGGCGTGATGCCCGCCGGCCCGGACACGCCGGGCTGA
- a CDS encoding P-II family nitrogen regulator encodes MKLVTAIVKPYKLDDVKNALELIGIAGLTVSEVQGFGRQRGHTEVYRGAEYQVDFVPKIRIEVVVSELDATRVVDAVVEAASTGQIGDGKVWVTTIDEIVRVRTGERGEDAV; translated from the coding sequence ATGAAGCTGGTCACCGCGATCGTCAAGCCGTACAAGCTCGACGACGTCAAGAACGCCCTCGAGCTGATCGGCATCGCCGGGCTCACCGTCAGCGAGGTCCAGGGCTTCGGCCGCCAGCGGGGGCACACCGAGGTCTACCGGGGTGCCGAGTACCAGGTGGACTTCGTGCCCAAGATCCGCATCGAGGTGGTCGTCAGCGAGCTGGACGCCACCCGGGTCGTGGACGCCGTGGTCGAGGCCGCCTCCACCGGCCAGATCGGCGACGGCAAGGTCTGGGTCACCACGATCGACGAGATCGTCCGGGTGCGCACCGGGGAGCGCGGCGAGGACGCCGTCTGA
- a CDS encoding ammonium transporter, which yields MVNTGDTAWILVSAALVMLMTPGLALFYGGMVRAKSVLNMMMMSFGALALISVLWVLYGYSMAFGDDVGLGLLGDPAQFFGLAGLMEDVTTDDGGLPAMAFVGFQAVFAVITVALVSGAVADRARFGAWMVFAGIWATVVYFPVAHWVFDFSLDEHVGGWIANDLAAIDFAGGTAVHINAGAAGLALALVLGKRRGFGREAMRPHNLPLVMIGAGLLWFGWFGFNAGSALAANNTAAVVWVNTLVATGAATLGWLLVERIRDGHSTSLGAASGVVAGLVAITPACSAVSPIGAIVIGLIAGALCALAVGLKYTFGVDDSLDVVGVHLVGGLWGTIAIGFLADPDAPAGVESLFFGGSAAQLWRQVVGAVAVLVFSFVLTLIIGTVLQKTMGFRISEEDEVTGIDTAVHAESGYDLAALGSSGSTAPPAGRARATAQDPARTTERTLA from the coding sequence GTGGTCAACACCGGCGACACCGCCTGGATCCTCGTCAGCGCCGCGCTCGTGATGCTGATGACCCCCGGCCTGGCGCTCTTCTACGGCGGCATGGTCCGTGCGAAGAGCGTGCTGAACATGATGATGATGAGCTTCGGGGCGCTGGCGCTGATCAGCGTGCTGTGGGTCCTCTACGGCTACTCGATGGCCTTCGGGGACGACGTGGGCCTCGGCCTGCTGGGTGACCCGGCGCAGTTCTTCGGCCTCGCCGGGTTGATGGAGGACGTCACGACCGACGACGGCGGCCTGCCCGCCATGGCGTTCGTCGGCTTCCAGGCCGTCTTCGCCGTCATCACCGTCGCACTCGTCTCCGGCGCCGTCGCCGACCGGGCCCGGTTCGGCGCGTGGATGGTGTTCGCGGGCATCTGGGCGACCGTCGTCTACTTCCCGGTCGCGCACTGGGTCTTCGACTTCAGCCTCGACGAGCACGTCGGGGGCTGGATCGCCAACGACCTCGCGGCCATCGACTTCGCCGGCGGCACCGCGGTGCACATCAACGCCGGTGCTGCGGGCCTGGCGCTGGCCCTGGTGCTCGGCAAGCGGCGCGGTTTCGGCCGGGAGGCGATGCGCCCGCACAACCTGCCGCTGGTGATGATCGGCGCCGGCCTGCTGTGGTTCGGCTGGTTCGGCTTCAACGCGGGCTCGGCGCTCGCCGCGAACAACACCGCCGCCGTCGTCTGGGTGAACACGCTGGTGGCCACCGGTGCGGCCACCCTCGGCTGGCTGCTGGTGGAGAGGATCCGGGACGGTCACTCGACGTCGCTGGGCGCCGCCTCGGGCGTCGTCGCCGGTCTGGTCGCCATCACACCGGCCTGCTCGGCGGTCTCCCCGATCGGCGCGATCGTCATCGGTCTGATCGCCGGTGCCCTGTGCGCCCTGGCCGTGGGCCTCAAGTACACGTTCGGCGTCGACGACTCGCTCGACGTCGTGGGCGTGCACCTGGTCGGCGGCCTGTGGGGCACGATCGCCATCGGCTTCCTCGCCGACCCGGACGCGCCGGCGGGGGTGGAGAGCCTGTTCTTCGGCGGCAGCGCCGCCCAGCTGTGGCGGCAGGTCGTCGGGGCGGTCGCCGTCCTCGTGTTCTCCTTCGTCCTTACGCTGATCATCGGCACCGTCCTCCAGAAGACGATGGGCTTCCGCATCTCCGAGGAGGACGAGGTCACCGGCATCGACACCGCCGTGCACGCCGAGTCCGGGTACGACTTGGCCGCGCTCGGCAGCAGCGGTTCCACCGCCCCACCGGCCGGCCGGGCCCGCGCCACGGCGCAGGACCCGGCCCGCACCACCGAGAGGACGCTGGCATGA
- a CDS encoding energy-coupling factor ABC transporter permease, with amino-acid sequence MHVPDGFLDAPTSVATGVVAAGAVAVALRKARQELDDRTAPMAGLTAAFVFAVQMVNFPVAAGTSGHLIGGALTAVLVGPWTAVLSMTVVLLVQAVLFADGGLTALGTNVTLLGVVAVAVGYGVARALTAVLPRTRPSLLVASGIGAFLSVPVAALAFVGLFGLGGVADVPLGAVAGAMTGVHLLIGLGEAAITVAVLGAVLTARPDLVHAARHLRQDVDLASRPGLEPTGVAR; translated from the coding sequence GTGCACGTACCCGATGGATTCCTCGATGCGCCCACGTCCGTCGCGACCGGGGTGGTGGCCGCGGGCGCCGTGGCCGTCGCCCTCCGCAAGGCGCGGCAGGAGCTCGACGACCGCACCGCACCCATGGCCGGGTTGACCGCCGCCTTCGTCTTCGCCGTCCAGATGGTCAACTTCCCCGTCGCGGCCGGCACCAGCGGTCACCTGATCGGTGGCGCGCTCACCGCCGTCCTCGTCGGCCCGTGGACAGCGGTGCTCAGCATGACCGTGGTGCTGCTGGTCCAAGCCGTGCTCTTCGCCGACGGCGGACTCACCGCGCTGGGCACCAACGTCACCCTGCTCGGCGTGGTGGCCGTCGCGGTGGGCTACGGAGTGGCGCGCGCGCTCACCGCCGTCCTGCCACGCACCCGCCCCTCGCTGCTGGTCGCATCCGGGATCGGCGCCTTCCTGTCGGTACCCGTCGCGGCGCTGGCCTTCGTCGGGCTGTTCGGCCTCGGCGGCGTCGCAGACGTGCCGCTGGGCGCGGTCGCCGGCGCGATGACCGGAGTGCACCTGCTGATCGGCCTGGGCGAGGCGGCGATCACCGTCGCCGTCCTGGGTGCCGTGCTCACCGCCCGGCCCGACCTCGTGCACGCCGCCAGGCACCTGCGGCAGGACGTCGACCTGGCCAGCCGTCCGGGCCTCGAGCCGACGGGGGTCGCTCGATGA
- a CDS encoding PDGLE domain-containing protein has protein sequence MSRRRWFWITGLAVTLLVAAVLSGFASSAPDGLEWAAEDAGFGHTAEDSAVAGSPLADYAIGGQEGALSGGTAGIIGVAVTLVLAGGLAFVVRRRGRDTTPVAD, from the coding sequence ATGAGCCGCCGTCGCTGGTTCTGGATCACCGGACTGGCCGTGACCCTGCTGGTCGCGGCCGTGCTCAGCGGTTTCGCCAGCTCCGCACCCGACGGCCTGGAGTGGGCCGCCGAGGACGCCGGCTTCGGCCACACCGCCGAGGACAGCGCCGTGGCCGGTTCCCCCCTGGCCGACTACGCGATCGGCGGGCAGGAGGGCGCGCTGTCGGGCGGGACCGCGGGGATCATCGGCGTCGCCGTGACCCTGGTGCTGGCCGGCGGTCTTGCGTTCGTGGTCCGCCGGCGCGGGCGCGACACCACCCCGGTCGCCGACTGA
- the cbiQ gene encoding cobalt ECF transporter T component CbiQ, with the protein MSAGHAGTLSARYIAGASPVHRLAPQVKLVGVLTFALVVVATPVEAAWAPAVYAGDLLLVLGVAAVAGVAPARLARGLVVEVPFVAFAVLLPFVARGPRVEVFGLSLSENGLATGGGILAKATIAVLAATVLAATTEPRELLRGLERLRLPQLLVQILMFMIRYADVVGGELQRMRVARESRGFRSGGLRGLRVMAATAGALFVRSYERGERVHLAMLSRGYGGRLPTGPAAAVDPRAWAVALTLPLAAAAVLLAGMLLG; encoded by the coding sequence GTGAGTGCCGGCCATGCAGGCACGCTGAGCGCCCGCTACATCGCCGGCGCCAGTCCCGTCCACCGGCTGGCGCCGCAGGTCAAGCTCGTCGGGGTCCTGACGTTCGCCCTCGTCGTCGTCGCCACCCCGGTGGAGGCCGCGTGGGCGCCGGCCGTCTACGCCGGAGACCTGCTCCTCGTCCTCGGCGTCGCGGCGGTGGCCGGCGTCGCGCCCGCACGGCTGGCCCGCGGGCTGGTGGTCGAGGTCCCGTTCGTCGCATTCGCCGTCCTGCTGCCGTTCGTGGCCCGCGGGCCACGGGTGGAGGTGTTCGGCCTGTCGCTGTCCGAGAACGGGCTGGCCACCGGCGGGGGCATCCTGGCCAAGGCGACGATCGCCGTGCTGGCGGCCACGGTGCTGGCCGCGACCACCGAGCCTCGCGAGCTGCTGCGCGGCCTGGAGCGGCTGCGGTTGCCGCAGCTGCTGGTGCAGATCCTGATGTTCATGATCCGCTACGCCGACGTGGTCGGCGGTGAGCTGCAGCGGATGCGGGTGGCCCGGGAGTCCCGCGGCTTCCGGAGCGGTGGCCTGCGGGGCCTGCGGGTGATGGCGGCGACCGCGGGCGCGCTGTTCGTCCGGTCCTACGAGCGCGGTGAGCGGGTGCACCTCGCGATGCTCAGCCGCGGCTACGGCGGCCGCCTGCCCACCGGGCCGGCCGCCGCGGTCGATCCCCGCGCGTGGGCCGTGGCGCTGACCCTGCCCCTGGCCGCGGCCGCGGTGCTGCTGGCCGGGATGCTGCTGGGGTGA
- a CDS encoding energy-coupling factor ABC transporter ATP-binding protein, whose amino-acid sequence MTAAPPSLLVEDLAYAYPDGHQALFGVDLRIDRGERVALLGPNGAGKTTLVLHLNGILRAGRGQVTVAGLPVGKRALQEIRRRVGVVFQDPDDQLFMPTVGEDVAFGPRNLGLPEPEVAARVAAALQQVRMADAADRPPHHLSFGQRRRVAVATVLAMQPEIVVLDEPSSNLDPAGRRELAEVLAGLPVTLLMVTHDLPYAAQLCSRSVILDGGVIVADGPTPDVLSDAGLLAAHRLELPYGFSPAG is encoded by the coding sequence GTGACCGCCGCCCCGCCGTCCCTCCTGGTCGAGGACCTCGCCTACGCCTATCCCGACGGGCACCAGGCGCTGTTCGGTGTCGACCTGCGGATCGACCGCGGCGAGCGGGTGGCCCTGCTGGGCCCCAACGGCGCGGGCAAGACCACCCTGGTGCTGCACCTCAACGGCATCCTGCGGGCCGGCCGCGGGCAGGTGACCGTGGCCGGCCTGCCGGTCGGGAAGCGCGCGCTGCAGGAGATCCGCCGCCGGGTCGGCGTGGTCTTCCAGGACCCCGACGACCAGCTGTTCATGCCGACCGTCGGCGAGGACGTGGCCTTCGGCCCCCGCAACCTGGGGCTGCCCGAGCCCGAGGTCGCCGCCCGGGTCGCCGCGGCGTTGCAGCAGGTGCGCATGGCCGACGCCGCCGACCGCCCGCCGCACCACCTGTCGTTCGGCCAGCGGCGCCGGGTCGCCGTCGCCACGGTGCTGGCGATGCAGCCGGAGATCGTGGTGCTCGACGAGCCGTCGTCCAACCTCGACCCGGCGGGCCGGCGGGAACTGGCCGAGGTGCTGGCCGGGCTGCCGGTGACGCTGCTGATGGTCACCCACGACCTGCCCTACGCCGCTCAGCTGTGCTCGCGGTCGGTGATCCTCGACGGCGGGGTGATCGTCGCCGACGGCCCGACGCCGGACGTGCTGTCCGATGCCGGCCTCCTGGCCGCCCACCGGCTCGAGCTGCCCTACGGCTTCTCGCCCGCGGGCTGA
- the ftsY gene encoding signal recognition particle-docking protein FtsY — MEFVLIAIAILVVGLILGVSLLVGRGRRTTRLDDDALGGTTLTRPRPPAPPVEQPRPTGSTASGLGLPQTDQPDAVVPETPPSVELPPAEPEPGLVFETPLPSAGRLVRLRSRLARSQSSLGRGLLTVLAREQLTEDDWEEIEETLLAADVGVASTTRIVERLRTQSLVLATASGADLRELLVRELTAVLGPDLDRTLGTGRSEGRPGVVLVVGVNGAGKTTTVGKLARVLVGDGRSVILGAADTFRAAAADQLETWGERVGVLTVRGREGGDPAAVAFEAVRTGVEAEVDTVVVDTAGRLHTKSGLMDELGKVKRVVEKQAPVTEVLLVLDATTGQNGVVQARVFTEAVHVTGVVLTKLDGTAKGGIVVRVQQELGIPVKLIGLGEGPDDLAPFEPRAFAEGLVGEA; from the coding sequence ATGGAATTCGTGCTGATCGCCATCGCGATCCTGGTCGTCGGACTGATCCTCGGGGTGAGCCTCCTCGTCGGCCGTGGCCGGCGGACGACGCGACTCGACGACGACGCCCTCGGCGGCACGACGCTCACCCGGCCGCGACCGCCCGCGCCGCCGGTCGAGCAGCCACGGCCGACCGGGTCCACCGCGTCGGGGCTGGGCCTCCCGCAGACCGACCAGCCCGATGCGGTCGTCCCCGAGACGCCGCCGTCCGTCGAGCTGCCCCCGGCCGAGCCCGAGCCGGGGCTGGTCTTCGAGACGCCCTTGCCGTCGGCCGGCCGGCTGGTGCGGCTGCGGTCGCGCCTGGCCCGATCGCAGTCCTCCCTCGGCCGCGGCCTGCTCACCGTCCTGGCCCGCGAGCAGCTGACCGAGGACGACTGGGAGGAGATCGAGGAGACCCTGCTCGCCGCCGACGTCGGGGTCGCCTCGACCACCCGGATCGTCGAGCGGCTGCGCACCCAGTCGCTGGTGCTGGCCACCGCCTCCGGCGCCGACCTGCGCGAGCTCCTCGTGCGCGAGCTGACCGCCGTGCTGGGCCCCGACCTGGACCGGACGCTCGGCACCGGTCGGAGCGAGGGGCGCCCGGGCGTCGTCCTCGTCGTCGGTGTGAACGGGGCCGGGAAGACGACCACCGTCGGCAAGCTCGCCCGGGTGCTGGTGGGCGACGGCAGGAGCGTGATCCTCGGCGCCGCCGACACCTTCCGTGCCGCGGCCGCCGACCAGCTCGAGACCTGGGGCGAGCGGGTCGGGGTCCTCACCGTCCGGGGGCGCGAGGGCGGCGACCCCGCCGCCGTCGCGTTCGAGGCGGTGCGCACCGGCGTGGAGGCCGAGGTCGACACCGTCGTCGTCGACACCGCCGGGCGGCTGCACACCAAGTCCGGGCTCATGGACGAGCTCGGCAAGGTGAAGCGGGTCGTGGAGAAGCAGGCGCCGGTCACCGAGGTGCTGCTGGTGCTGGACGCCACGACGGGGCAGAACGGCGTCGTGCAGGCACGGGTGTTCACCGAGGCCGTGCACGTCACCGGCGTCGTCCTCACCAAGCTCGACGGCACCGCCAAGGGCGGCATCGTGGTCCGGGTGCAGCAGGAGCTGGGCATCCCGGTGAAGCTGATCGGCCTCGGTGAGGGCCCCGACGACCTGGCGCCGTTCGAGCCGCGGGCGTTCGCGGAGGGGCTGGTCGGCGAGGCCTGA